In one Sphingobacterium daejeonense genomic region, the following are encoded:
- a CDS encoding RtcB family protein, which produces MGSKLSGKDLIKLGFPKTNAINIALGQITRYRKREKKEQILLEAKSVLLNPDQFLGHGTWGKVAEGLIKPVEVRLQQLRTQRVPFSVFGENEIDEVAKRQLYDALKLPVSVQGALMPDAHSGYGLPIGGVLATDNAVIPFGVGVDIGCRMSLSIFDIPASYIKGKEFQLRNILKDNTAFGLTETQKTRTDHELFSRLEFQEIPILKSLKDKAYKQLGSSGSGNHFVEFGIVELVDPKPNWELGKGSYLAILSHSGSRGLGANIAKHYSYLATKQCPLPKHVQHLAWLDLDTHDGQEYWLSMNLAGDYAKACHDNIHQRLAKAIGKRPRLTIENHHNFAWKEVVGDKECIVHRKGATPASVGMLGIIPGSMTAKGFIVEGKGNIESINSASHGAGRQMSRGACKNSISKSEMSKILDSYQVELIGGSVDEAPMAYKDIEKVISLQQELVNVLGTFTPKIVRMDK; this is translated from the coding sequence ATGGGAAGTAAACTTTCTGGGAAAGACCTCATTAAATTGGGTTTTCCAAAAACTAATGCGATTAACATTGCATTGGGGCAAATTACGCGATATAGGAAACGCGAAAAAAAAGAACAAATATTATTAGAGGCAAAATCTGTGTTATTAAATCCCGATCAATTTCTAGGACATGGAACATGGGGGAAGGTCGCTGAAGGATTGATAAAACCTGTTGAAGTGCGCTTGCAACAATTAAGAACTCAAAGAGTGCCATTTTCTGTATTTGGAGAGAATGAGATCGATGAAGTTGCAAAGAGACAGTTATACGATGCCTTAAAGCTTCCAGTTTCAGTTCAGGGTGCTCTTATGCCAGATGCACATTCTGGATATGGATTGCCAATAGGTGGGGTACTAGCAACAGACAATGCTGTAATTCCATTTGGTGTAGGGGTAGATATTGGTTGCAGGATGAGTCTTTCTATCTTTGATATTCCAGCATCTTACATTAAAGGTAAAGAATTTCAATTAAGAAATATCTTGAAAGATAATACTGCCTTTGGGTTAACAGAAACTCAAAAGACTAGGACTGATCATGAGTTATTTTCAAGACTGGAATTTCAGGAAATTCCAATACTAAAATCACTGAAGGACAAAGCTTACAAACAGTTAGGCTCCTCAGGAAGTGGAAATCATTTTGTGGAGTTTGGAATTGTAGAACTCGTTGATCCTAAACCAAACTGGGAGTTAGGAAAGGGTTCTTATCTCGCTATTCTGTCACATTCTGGATCACGTGGGCTTGGTGCTAATATTGCCAAACATTATAGTTATTTGGCTACTAAGCAATGTCCTTTGCCAAAACATGTTCAACACTTAGCTTGGTTAGATCTTGACACGCATGATGGTCAAGAATATTGGCTTTCTATGAATCTTGCTGGCGATTATGCCAAAGCCTGCCATGACAACATCCACCAACGGTTGGCTAAGGCCATTGGTAAACGTCCAAGGCTTACTATTGAAAATCACCATAATTTTGCTTGGAAAGAAGTAGTAGGTGATAAAGAATGTATTGTCCATAGGAAAGGAGCAACCCCAGCTTCAGTAGGAATGTTGGGTATTATTCCAGGCTCTATGACAGCCAAAGGATTTATTGTTGAAGGTAAAGGGAACATAGAAAGTATTAATTCAGCTTCGCATGGAGCAGGAAGACAGATGTCTAGAGGTGCTTGTAAGAATTCCATCAGCAAAAGTGAAATGTCCAAGATTTTAGATAGCTATCAGGTAGAATTGATTGGTGGTTCCGTTGATGAAGCTCCAATGGCTTACAAGGATATTGAAAAAGTAATCAGCCTGCAACAGGAATTGGTAAACGTCTTAGGCACATTTACACCTAAGATAGTTAGAATGGACAAATAA
- the prfH gene encoding peptide chain release factor H, with translation MEKIIEISSGRGPKECCLAVQHVFQKIQKEAEVLDLKIIINEKDVQDPFPSSVKFKIVGKNCPQLISRWLGVVLWICRSPFRPNHPRKNWFVEVLELDPLEENVGLSEKDVQFQTMRSSGAGGQHVNKVSSAVRAIHLPSGHSVQVMDSRSQLQNKQLALKRLRDLLESDNKQGEALYNRERWNDQVNIDRGNPVLIFEGDKFKERK, from the coding sequence ATGGAAAAAATCATAGAAATAAGTTCTGGACGAGGTCCCAAAGAATGTTGTTTAGCTGTTCAGCATGTTTTCCAGAAAATTCAAAAAGAAGCCGAGGTTTTAGATTTGAAGATTATAATAAATGAGAAGGATGTTCAAGACCCATTTCCATCATCTGTGAAATTCAAAATCGTAGGTAAAAACTGCCCTCAATTGATTAGCAGATGGCTTGGAGTAGTTCTTTGGATCTGTCGTAGTCCTTTTAGGCCAAATCATCCTAGAAAAAACTGGTTTGTTGAAGTGCTAGAATTGGATCCATTGGAAGAAAATGTAGGTCTATCTGAAAAGGATGTTCAATTCCAGACTATGAGAAGCAGTGGAGCTGGAGGGCAACACGTGAATAAAGTGAGTTCAGCTGTTAGGGCTATCCATTTACCAAGTGGCCATTCCGTACAAGTGATGGACAGTAGGTCTCAACTGCAGAATAAGCAACTTGCTCTAAAGAGATTAAGGGATTTGCTTGAAAGTGATAACAAACAAGGAGAGGCTCTTTATAATAGAGAACGTTGGAATGATCAGGTTAATATAGATCGAGGAAATCCAGTTTTAATTTTTGAAGGCGACAAGTTTAAAGAAAGAAAATAA
- a CDS encoding HpcH/HpaI aldolase family protein, with translation MRFINKLDKGQSVIGPFSKTSDPSMIEAMGFAGFDFIIIDLEHGPNSILNAQNLIRAAQLTGTFPIIRVPENGAIHIGKALDIGAMGVQVPQITNAEDAMLAVKAAKFGPIGMRGVCRFVRAAEYSNKNRFEYFSQSNETYVILQLEGAEAIVNIEEIINVEHVNIIFLGPYDLSQAMGVPGQINHPLVLEKIEFIISKCKSKGKKTGIFTDNVEDALRWKQFGIDYISYSVDVGIIQEACKNIISKLM, from the coding sequence ATGAGATTTATTAACAAACTAGACAAAGGGCAGAGTGTAATCGGACCATTTTCAAAAACATCAGATCCATCCATGATAGAAGCGATGGGTTTTGCGGGCTTTGATTTTATCATTATTGATCTAGAACATGGACCTAATAGTATTCTAAATGCGCAGAATTTAATCCGAGCTGCACAACTGACTGGAACTTTCCCTATAATTAGAGTGCCTGAAAATGGAGCAATTCATATAGGAAAAGCTTTAGACATCGGTGCAATGGGAGTGCAAGTGCCGCAAATCACCAATGCTGAAGATGCTATGCTAGCAGTAAAAGCTGCTAAGTTTGGACCAATTGGTATGAGGGGAGTATGCAGGTTTGTAAGAGCGGCAGAGTATTCCAACAAGAATCGATTTGAGTATTTCTCCCAATCCAATGAAACTTATGTAATTCTGCAGTTGGAAGGGGCAGAAGCAATTGTAAATATCGAGGAAATCATCAATGTTGAGCATGTCAACATTATTTTCCTGGGGCCTTATGATCTTTCACAGGCAATGGGTGTTCCAGGCCAAATCAATCATCCTCTCGTATTGGAAAAAATTGAATTTATTATATCCAAATGTAAATCAAAAGGTAAAAAAACCGGAATTTTTACAGATAATGTGGAAGATGCGCTGAGATGGAAACAATTTGGAATAGATTATATTTCATATTCTGTTGATGTAGGGATCATTCAGGAGGCTTGTAAGAATATAATTTCGAAATTAATGTAG
- a CDS encoding cold-shock protein, which yields MPRNQLTFKKKELAKRKQQKLQEKQEKREQNRANNNKGKALEEMYAYVDEFGNISDTPPTEKYKFKPEDLERPKEAEDEFLIGRVSYYNEAGHYGFIRDSETRETVYFNDTLAGKPLSLNQNVKYKAVRTRQGNQISEVELI from the coding sequence ATGCCGAGAAATCAACTTACATTCAAGAAAAAAGAACTAGCAAAAAGAAAACAACAGAAACTGCAAGAAAAGCAGGAGAAGAGAGAACAAAACCGTGCTAACAACAATAAAGGTAAAGCACTGGAAGAAATGTATGCTTACGTAGATGAGTTTGGTAACATTTCTGACACTCCTCCGACTGAAAAGTACAAGTTTAAACCAGAAGATTTAGAGAGACCGAAAGAAGCTGAAGATGAGTTTTTAATCGGACGAGTTTCTTATTACAATGAAGCTGGACACTACGGATTTATTCGTGATAGTGAAACTAGAGAAACTGTTTATTTTAACGACACTCTAGCAGGAAAACCTTTATCACTTAATCAAAACGTAAAATATAAAGCAGTACGTACTAGACAAGGAAACCAGATTTCTGAAGTGGAATTAATCTAG
- a CDS encoding fatty acid desaturase family protein, which translates to MIHQIQTTSNFSTKNSVLTWLLGGLNFQVEHHLFPKISHVHYPALNRIVRETCEKHNIKYNEFGTFWQALHSHVRVIKQMSV; encoded by the coding sequence ATGATACATCAAATCCAAACTACTTCAAATTTCTCCACGAAAAATAGTGTGTTGACATGGTTATTGGGCGGATTGAACTTTCAGGTAGAACATCACCTATTTCCAAAAATCAGTCATGTACACTATCCAGCCTTGAATAGAATAGTAAGGGAAACTTGTGAAAAGCATAATATAAAATACAACGAATTTGGAACCTTTTGGCAAGCCTTACATTCCCACGTTAGGGTAATTAAGCAGATGTCAGTATAA
- a CDS encoding fatty acid desaturase family protein: protein MKSTIKFNNINTLFSKSLKKNINDYFNSTVQKKTGNRKLFLKATILIISFITLYSVLVFVQPHWAISILLCIIFGVNLAAIGFNIMHDAGHNSFSENKKVNSIMSYSLNLLGGNIYFWKQKHNIAHHTYTNIDGEDPDIEVSFMRIHHEQKLKKHHKYQPIYFIFLYGLSYLAWIFYQDYEKYFRQKKSGLKDKFDFDFPIKEKVIFWISKLMHACIFIVIPIIYVGWLPTLIGILIIGAVCGICLAVVFQLATCCCWNGIQVWRSTKN from the coding sequence ATGAAGTCGACCATTAAGTTCAACAACATAAACACCTTATTTTCAAAGTCTCTTAAGAAAAATATCAACGATTATTTTAATAGCACAGTACAGAAAAAAACCGGAAATAGAAAATTATTTCTAAAAGCAACTATCTTGATAATAAGCTTTATCACCTTATATTCTGTTTTGGTATTTGTACAGCCTCATTGGGCTATCAGTATTCTGCTTTGCATTATTTTTGGAGTAAACCTAGCTGCAATTGGTTTTAATATTATGCATGATGCAGGTCATAATTCCTTCTCAGAGAACAAGAAAGTGAATAGTATCATGTCATACTCTTTAAACTTGCTGGGGGGAAATATATACTTTTGGAAACAAAAGCATAACATTGCACATCATACCTATACTAATATCGATGGTGAAGATCCTGATATTGAGGTAAGCTTTATGCGTATTCATCATGAACAGAAGCTAAAAAAACATCATAAATACCAACCTATTTATTTTATCTTCTTATATGGCCTGTCATATTTGGCATGGATATTTTATCAAGATTATGAAAAATACTTCCGCCAGAAAAAGAGCGGATTAAAAGATAAATTTGATTTTGACTTCCCCATTAAGGAAAAAGTAATTTTTTGGATCAGTAAATTAATGCATGCCTGTATATTTATTGTCATTCCAATTATCTACGTAGGCTGGCTTCCAACATTAATTGGAATTCTTATAATTGGAGCAGTTTGTGGAATCTGTCTAGCAGTAGTTTTTCAACTTGCAACATGTTGTTGTTGGAACGGAATTCAAGTCTGGAGATCAACCAAAAATTGA
- a CDS encoding aminopeptidase P family protein: MFSTRTYQERRIQLAKEVSNGVILLLGNIENPINFEHNTYPFRQDSTFLYYFGIKSPSIAAIIDIDENKEIIFGDELDMDALVWTGRQETLKEKSIKSGVQETLPFNFLEKYLTNAKFAHRTIHFLPPYQSSNKILLSRVLDRHLDELNPSVDLIKAVVKQRSIKEPQEIVEIEESLRVSTEMHLLAMRMAKPGIKEYEIVNAMQKFAADQNFTFAYPPIVTIHGDILHNQFQENSLKNGDLVLNDSGAESPMGYAGDLTRTFPVSGKFNDRQKELYNIVLDAYMKARELLKPGIKFKDIHLQAAKTLVEGLRNVGLMCGNVEDAVANHAHTMFFQCGLGHMMGLDVHDMEDLGEQYVGYTEAEPKDQITFGLKSLRLGKELQTGNVLTVEPGIYIIPDLIDIWKAEKKNQEFINYDVLEEFRNFSGIRIEDNFLIEENGYRLLGPDLIRTAEDIEQYCSTNRI; encoded by the coding sequence ATGTTTTCGACTCGCACTTATCAAGAAAGAAGGATTCAATTAGCCAAGGAAGTATCCAATGGCGTTATATTATTACTTGGAAATATTGAGAATCCTATTAATTTCGAACATAACACCTATCCTTTCAGACAAGACAGTACATTTCTATATTATTTTGGGATTAAAAGCCCATCTATTGCTGCAATCATTGACATTGATGAAAATAAGGAGATTATTTTCGGAGATGAATTAGACATGGATGCTCTTGTGTGGACTGGAAGACAAGAAACATTAAAAGAAAAAAGCATTAAATCAGGAGTTCAAGAAACACTACCTTTTAATTTCCTTGAGAAATATTTGACCAATGCAAAATTTGCACACCGAACTATTCATTTCTTACCTCCCTATCAATCATCCAATAAAATCTTACTAAGTCGGGTTTTGGATCGACATTTAGATGAGTTGAATCCTTCAGTCGACTTAATTAAAGCTGTTGTGAAACAACGCAGCATAAAAGAGCCACAAGAAATCGTTGAAATCGAGGAGTCCCTGCGCGTTTCTACAGAAATGCACTTATTGGCAATGAGGATGGCGAAGCCAGGAATCAAAGAATACGAGATCGTAAATGCGATGCAGAAATTTGCAGCAGACCAAAACTTCACATTTGCTTACCCACCAATAGTTACTATTCATGGAGACATACTCCATAATCAATTTCAAGAGAACTCGCTTAAAAATGGAGACCTAGTTTTAAACGATTCCGGTGCAGAATCTCCTATGGGATATGCTGGAGATCTTACAAGAACATTCCCTGTATCAGGAAAATTTAATGATCGACAAAAGGAATTATATAATATTGTCCTCGACGCTTATATGAAGGCTCGTGAATTGTTGAAACCTGGAATAAAGTTCAAGGATATTCATCTTCAAGCTGCAAAAACATTGGTTGAAGGATTGCGTAATGTAGGGCTAATGTGCGGAAATGTAGAGGACGCAGTTGCTAACCATGCTCATACCATGTTCTTTCAATGTGGACTAGGACATATGATGGGACTAGATGTACATGATATGGAAGATTTAGGAGAGCAATACGTCGGATACACAGAAGCTGAACCTAAGGACCAGATTACATTTGGTTTAAAATCCCTCCGCTTGGGCAAAGAATTGCAGACTGGAAATGTCCTTACCGTAGAACCTGGAATATATATCATTCCTGACCTTATTGATATATGGAAAGCTGAAAAGAAGAACCAGGAATTTATTAACTACGATGTCTTGGAAGAGTTCAGAAATTTTTCTGGAATTAGGATTGAAGATAATTTCTTGATTGAAGAAAATGGATATCGATTGCTTGGACCTGACCTCATCAGGACCGCAGAAGATATTGAACAATATTGTTCTACGAACAGAATATAA
- a CDS encoding TFIIB-type zinc ribbon-containing protein: MKCPNCNEILLMTERHQIEIDYCPNCRGVWLDKGELDKLMEYASSQMISREDRPEQNRPSRGYDNSDSSHMKNYQENYRDDRYYDQRDDRDYRNPNQKYPRKKKSFLSDLFDFD; encoded by the coding sequence ATGAAATGTCCAAATTGTAATGAAATATTATTAATGACTGAACGTCATCAAATAGAGATAGATTATTGTCCAAATTGCCGTGGGGTCTGGTTGGACAAAGGTGAATTGGATAAGTTGATGGAATATGCTTCTAGCCAAATGATCTCCAGAGAAGATAGGCCTGAACAAAATAGGCCTTCAAGAGGCTATGATAACAGTGATTCCTCACACATGAAAAATTATCAAGAAAATTATAGAGATGACCGGTATTATGATCAACGAGATGATCGTGATTACAGAAATCCTAATCAGAAATACCCTCGAAAGAAAAAATCTTTTCTTTCAGATCTCTTCGATTTTGATTAG
- a CDS encoding hybrid sensor histidine kinase/response regulator transcription factor, whose translation MERLHILINQLLDFRKMDEGRLQIHPENIDLKAFLTEIYERFKKSAHSKKLKLDLVLPSKAEVIVESDLEAITKIISNLLSNAIKFADRLIVLELGINEDETYYISVSDDGKGIPNEYKNLIFDPFYQISSNKSHSGTGIGLSLVKHFSNQLGGKIDIKDITPKGTSFIFSFTNYPKLPEITLNSSDLYDLENEHFETSGLQKILLIDDNPDITSFIGQSLQEDYKIDIVENGKLALEKLEVESYNLIISDIMMPEIDGISLSEIIKNNVNYSHIPIILLSAKIENSTKIKGLMTGADVFVEKPFSITYLKAQISSLLRNRNSLLEIFNKNPLASYSTLATNKSDDSFLKNLNDEIEKNLSDDQFNVESLVHILGFSRSNFQRKLKAVSGYSPGDYVRTYRLKKACNLLLEGNYRINEVCYMVGFSSPSYFTKAFIKAYDMTPKEFVNNFKAQDV comes from the coding sequence GTGGAGAGGTTGCATATTTTGATCAACCAATTATTAGACTTCAGAAAAATGGATGAAGGACGATTACAGATTCATCCTGAGAACATCGATCTGAAAGCTTTTCTGACCGAAATTTATGAAAGATTTAAAAAATCAGCTCATAGCAAAAAATTAAAATTGGATTTAGTTTTGCCATCCAAAGCAGAGGTAATTGTAGAGTCCGACTTAGAAGCAATTACAAAAATTATCAGCAACCTTTTGAGCAATGCAATTAAATTTGCAGATAGATTAATTGTTCTTGAACTCGGAATAAATGAGGATGAAACCTATTACATAAGTGTCAGTGATGATGGAAAAGGGATTCCTAATGAATACAAGAATCTCATTTTTGACCCGTTCTATCAGATTAGCTCCAATAAAAGTCATTCAGGAACAGGAATTGGACTTTCTTTAGTCAAACATTTCAGTAATCAATTGGGAGGAAAAATTGATATAAAGGATATAACACCAAAAGGAACAAGCTTTATTTTTAGCTTTACTAATTATCCAAAATTACCAGAAATAACATTAAATAGCTCTGACTTATATGACTTAGAAAATGAGCATTTTGAAACTTCCGGACTGCAAAAAATCCTATTAATCGATGACAATCCTGACATTACTTCTTTTATTGGGCAATCCCTTCAAGAGGATTATAAAATAGACATCGTTGAAAATGGAAAATTAGCCTTGGAAAAACTTGAGGTGGAAAGCTATAACTTAATTATCTCCGATATTATGATGCCGGAGATCGATGGAATTAGCTTGTCAGAGATTATCAAAAACAATGTTAATTATTCACATATACCTATAATTTTACTTTCAGCAAAAATTGAAAATTCAACAAAAATCAAAGGCTTGATGACAGGTGCTGATGTATTTGTTGAAAAACCCTTTTCTATTACCTACCTGAAAGCCCAAATAAGCAGTTTATTGAGAAATAGAAACAGTTTACTAGAGATTTTCAACAAAAATCCTCTAGCATCCTACTCTACCTTGGCGACTAATAAAAGTGATGATTCGTTCTTAAAAAACTTGAACGATGAGATTGAGAAAAATCTATCAGATGATCAATTTAATGTAGAATCATTGGTACATATTCTAGGTTTCAGCAGATCTAATTTTCAAAGGAAGCTCAAAGCCGTATCAGGTTATTCTCCAGGAGATTATGTTAGAACCTATAGACTCAAAAAAGCCTGCAACTTGCTCTTGGAAGGAAATTATCGAATAAATGAGGTCTGCTACATGGTAGGATTTAGTTCACCATCCTATTTTACAAAGGCTTTTATTAAAGCTTATGATATGACGCCAAAAGAATTTGTAAACAATTTTAAAGCTCAAGACGTGTAA